A genomic window from Cupriavidus metallidurans CH34 includes:
- a CDS encoding acetyl/propionyl/methylcrotonyl-CoA carboxylase subunit alpha: MFTKILIANRGEIACRVAATCRRLGIRTVAVYSDADANARHVAFCDEAVHIGGAAARDSYLRADHIIEMAKETGAQAIHPGYGFLSENEDFARACAEAGLVFIGPPASAIHAMGSKSAAKQLMEKAAVPLVPGYHGEDQDATLLRREADRIGYPVLLKASAGGGGKGMRVVEAGDGFDAALASVKREASASFGDDKVLVEKYLTRPRHIEIQVFADSHGNCVYLFERDCSVQRRHQKVLEEAPAPGMTEERRRAMGEAAVAAARAVGYVGAGTVEFIANQDGSFYFMEMNTRLQVEHPVTEMITGQDLVEWQLRVAAGEALPLAQEQLAIHGHSLEARIYAENPDKQFLPSTGTLRFLRTPPAVQFMRGGDANAPAAVRIDAGVREGDTISPYYDPMIAKLIVWGRDRDQALARMAQALAGYHVVGLSTNVAFLQRLVKSEAFRTADLDTGLIERNQTVLFPPQKTAGIEAIALAMAALLERETRTRRIDEADRHSPWTHAGGWRLNGRDVRTLHFQGGGHKLEAVLKGNASDTSKNTLIYADQAAPFAYTFNADDIRVDLGTRRTHGQVHVEGDTFHVFHDGRHTVLEWLDPLAHASESEGEGGKLTAPMPGKVIAVMVEAGSKVTRGTPLLVMEAMKMEHTIAAPADGVVSEVLYGVGEQVSEGAQLLAFALAEAAA; the protein is encoded by the coding sequence ATGTTCACGAAGATCCTGATTGCGAACCGTGGCGAGATCGCCTGCCGTGTGGCGGCCACCTGCCGCCGCCTCGGCATCCGCACCGTGGCCGTCTACTCCGACGCCGACGCCAACGCGCGACACGTCGCCTTCTGCGACGAGGCCGTGCATATTGGTGGCGCCGCCGCGCGAGACAGCTACCTGCGCGCGGACCACATCATCGAAATGGCGAAGGAGACCGGCGCCCAGGCGATCCACCCTGGCTACGGCTTCCTGTCCGAGAACGAGGACTTCGCGCGCGCCTGCGCCGAAGCCGGCCTCGTGTTCATCGGCCCGCCTGCCTCTGCAATCCACGCAATGGGCAGCAAGAGCGCGGCCAAGCAACTGATGGAAAAGGCCGCGGTACCGCTGGTGCCCGGCTATCACGGCGAAGACCAGGACGCCACCCTGCTGCGGCGCGAGGCCGACCGTATCGGCTATCCGGTGCTGCTCAAGGCCAGCGCGGGCGGTGGCGGCAAGGGCATGCGCGTGGTGGAAGCTGGGGATGGCTTCGACGCCGCGCTGGCCTCGGTGAAGCGCGAGGCGTCGGCCAGCTTCGGCGACGACAAGGTGCTGGTGGAGAAATACCTGACCCGGCCGCGCCATATCGAGATCCAGGTCTTTGCCGATTCGCACGGCAACTGCGTCTACCTGTTCGAGCGTGACTGCTCGGTGCAACGTCGCCACCAGAAGGTGCTGGAAGAAGCGCCGGCGCCGGGCATGACCGAGGAACGCCGCCGCGCGATGGGCGAGGCGGCGGTGGCCGCGGCGCGCGCAGTGGGTTACGTCGGCGCGGGCACGGTCGAGTTCATCGCCAACCAGGATGGCTCGTTCTACTTCATGGAGATGAACACGCGCCTGCAGGTGGAGCATCCGGTCACCGAGATGATCACTGGCCAGGACCTGGTGGAATGGCAACTGCGCGTCGCGGCCGGCGAGGCGCTGCCGCTGGCGCAGGAGCAACTGGCCATCCACGGCCATTCGCTGGAAGCGCGCATCTACGCCGAGAACCCAGACAAGCAGTTCCTGCCGTCAACGGGCACGCTGCGCTTCCTGCGCACGCCGCCCGCGGTGCAGTTCATGCGCGGCGGCGATGCCAACGCGCCGGCTGCGGTCCGCATTGACGCGGGCGTGCGCGAAGGCGATACGATCAGCCCGTACTACGACCCGATGATCGCCAAGCTGATCGTCTGGGGCCGCGATCGCGACCAGGCACTGGCGCGCATGGCCCAGGCACTGGCCGGGTATCACGTGGTGGGGCTGTCGACCAACGTCGCCTTCCTGCAGCGGCTGGTGAAATCGGAGGCTTTCCGTACCGCCGACCTCGACACCGGCCTGATCGAACGCAACCAGACAGTACTGTTCCCGCCGCAGAAGACGGCTGGCATCGAAGCGATCGCGCTGGCGATGGCGGCACTGCTCGAACGCGAGACGCGCACACGCCGCATCGACGAGGCGGACCGCCACTCGCCGTGGACCCACGCGGGCGGCTGGCGACTGAACGGCCGCGACGTGCGCACGTTGCACTTCCAAGGCGGCGGCCACAAGCTCGAGGCCGTGCTGAAGGGCAACGCCAGCGACACCAGCAAGAACACGCTGATCTACGCCGACCAGGCCGCGCCGTTCGCGTACACGTTCAATGCCGACGATATCCGCGTCGACCTTGGCACGCGCCGCACGCACGGCCAGGTGCACGTGGAAGGCGACACGTTCCACGTCTTCCACGACGGCCGCCATACGGTGCTGGAGTGGCTCGACCCGCTTGCGCACGCCAGCGAGAGTGAAGGCGAAGGCGGCAAGCTGACCGCGCCGATGCCGGGCAAGGTGATCGCCGTGATGGTCGAGGCCGGCAGCAAGGTCACGCGCGGCACGCCGCTGCTGGTGATGGAAGCGATGAAGATGGAACACACGATCGCCGCGCCGGCCGATGGCGTGGTGAGCGAGGTGCTCTACGGCGTGGGCGAACAGGTGAGCGAGGGCGCGCAACTGCTGGCATTCGCCTTGGCGGAGGCAGCGGCCTAA
- a CDS encoding carboxyl transferase domain-containing protein, with protein MPTIETKLNARSESFKANAETMQALVADLRQKITKLAEGGGEAARDKHLSRGKLLPRDRVQQLLDPGTPFLELSQLAAYGMYDDAAPGAGIITGIGRVAGQECVIVCNDATVKGGTYYPMTVKKHVRAQEIAEQNNLPCIYLVDSGGANLPNQDEVFPDRDHFGRIFYNQANLSAQGIPQIAVVMGSCTAGGAYVPAMSDESIIVKNQGTIFLGGPPLVKAATGEEVTAEDLGGADVHTRLSGVADYFAQNDHHALSLARNIVQHLNRRKPDQIRLHEPAEPLYPPEELYGVIPTDTRKPYDVREVIARIVDGSEFDEFKARYGTTLVCGFARIWGYPVGIVANNGILFSESALKGSHFIELCCQRKIPLVFLQNITGFMVGRKYENEGIARNGAKMVTAVATAQVPKFTVIIGGSFGAGNYGMCGRAYSPRFLWMWPNARISVMGGEQAASVLATVRRDGIEAKGGEWSPQEEEAFKAPIRDQYELQGHPYYASARLWDDGVIDPAQTRTVLGLGLSASLNAPIGDMKFGVFRM; from the coding sequence ATGCCAACCATAGAAACCAAACTCAACGCCCGCTCCGAGTCGTTCAAGGCCAATGCGGAGACGATGCAGGCGCTCGTGGCCGATCTCCGGCAGAAGATCACAAAGCTGGCCGAAGGCGGTGGCGAGGCCGCGCGCGACAAGCACCTGTCGCGCGGCAAGCTGCTGCCGCGCGACCGCGTGCAGCAACTGCTCGACCCGGGTACGCCGTTCCTGGAACTGTCGCAACTGGCTGCGTACGGCATGTACGACGATGCGGCGCCCGGCGCGGGCATCATCACCGGCATCGGTCGCGTGGCCGGCCAGGAATGCGTGATCGTCTGCAACGACGCCACGGTCAAGGGCGGCACGTACTACCCGATGACGGTCAAGAAACACGTGCGCGCGCAGGAGATCGCCGAGCAGAACAACCTGCCATGCATCTATCTGGTGGATTCCGGCGGCGCGAACCTGCCGAACCAGGACGAGGTGTTCCCTGACCGCGACCACTTTGGCCGCATCTTCTACAACCAGGCCAACCTGTCGGCGCAAGGCATTCCGCAGATCGCCGTGGTGATGGGCTCGTGCACGGCCGGCGGCGCGTATGTGCCGGCGATGAGCGACGAGTCGATCATCGTCAAGAACCAGGGCACGATCTTCCTGGGCGGCCCGCCGCTGGTGAAGGCAGCCACCGGCGAGGAAGTGACCGCCGAGGACCTGGGCGGCGCCGACGTGCACACGCGCCTCTCGGGCGTGGCGGACTACTTCGCGCAGAACGATCATCACGCGCTCTCGCTGGCGCGCAATATCGTGCAGCACCTGAACCGCCGCAAGCCGGATCAGATCCGCCTGCACGAGCCGGCCGAGCCGCTGTATCCGCCCGAAGAACTGTACGGCGTGATCCCGACCGACACGCGCAAGCCGTACGACGTGCGCGAGGTCATCGCCCGCATCGTCGACGGCTCCGAGTTCGACGAATTCAAGGCCCGCTACGGCACCACGCTGGTCTGCGGCTTCGCGCGGATCTGGGGCTACCCGGTCGGTATCGTCGCCAACAACGGCATCCTGTTCTCGGAGTCGGCGCTGAAGGGTTCACACTTCATCGAGCTGTGCTGCCAGCGCAAGATCCCGCTGGTGTTCCTGCAGAACATCACCGGCTTCATGGTCGGCCGCAAGTACGAGAACGAGGGCATCGCGCGCAATGGCGCCAAGATGGTGACGGCGGTGGCCACGGCACAGGTGCCGAAGTTCACGGTGATCATCGGCGGCTCGTTCGGCGCGGGCAACTACGGCATGTGCGGACGCGCGTACTCGCCGCGCTTCCTGTGGATGTGGCCGAACGCGCGGATCTCCGTGATGGGCGGCGAGCAGGCCGCCAGCGTGCTGGCAACGGTCCGCCGCGATGGCATCGAGGCCAAGGGCGGCGAGTGGAGCCCGCAGGAGGAAGAAGCCTTCAAGGCACCGATCCGCGACCAGTACGAACTGCAGGGACATCCGTACTACGCCAGCGCGCGGCTCTGGGACGATGGCGTCATCGATCCCGCGCAGACGCGCACCGTGCTCGGCCTGGGCCTGTCCGCCAGCCTCAACGCCCCGATCGGCGACATGAAGTTCGGCGTGTTCCGCATGTAA
- a CDS encoding AMP-binding protein produces the protein MAMQPGTSLPIGGLSYVKGADTPPLSELTVPALLANTAALHGSRPAVVFREQNIRWTWNEFSAEVDRMASGLHALGLRKGDRVGIWSPNRFEWLLTQFATARVGLVMVNINPAYRLAELEYALNKVGCKAIIAPEAFKTSRYLDMLATLAPELAKAEPGALNAARLPLLRWVIRMEDVPTPGMLTFRELLARGANVPKTELDEITAGLDARDPINIQFTSGTTGAPKGATLTHRNIVNNGRSIAGAMRFSEQDKLCIPVPFYHCFGMVLGVLACVSTGASMVFPGEAFHPGATMAAVSEERCTALHGVPTMFIAQLDDPDFSKYDFSSLRTGIMAGAPCPVEVMKRVMADMHLAEITIAYGMTETSPVSFQSATDDPIDKRVSTVGRVQPHLECKVVDVDGQTLPIGATGELCTRGYSVMLGYWDDEERTREAIRDGWMHTGDLATIDEEGYCNIVGRVKDMLIRGGENVYPREIEEFLFRHPKVQSVQVFGVPDEKYGEEVCAWIVLKPGQSATDEEIRNYCRDQIAHYKIPRYIRFVDEMPMTITGKVQKFVMRDQMTQELGISPKAK, from the coding sequence ATGGCGATGCAACCGGGAACCTCCCTGCCCATTGGGGGGCTGTCTTACGTGAAAGGGGCCGACACCCCACCACTCAGCGAACTGACGGTGCCTGCGCTGCTGGCGAACACTGCCGCGCTCCACGGCAGCCGGCCGGCGGTGGTATTCCGGGAGCAGAACATCCGCTGGACCTGGAATGAATTCAGCGCCGAAGTGGACAGGATGGCCTCCGGCCTCCACGCGCTGGGCCTGCGCAAGGGCGACCGGGTCGGCATCTGGTCCCCTAACCGCTTCGAGTGGCTGCTGACGCAGTTTGCTACGGCCCGGGTTGGCCTGGTCATGGTCAACATCAACCCGGCGTACCGCCTTGCGGAACTCGAATACGCGCTGAACAAGGTTGGCTGCAAGGCGATCATCGCGCCGGAAGCATTCAAGACCTCGCGCTACCTGGACATGCTGGCAACACTGGCCCCCGAGTTGGCCAAAGCCGAACCGGGCGCGCTGAACGCCGCCCGGCTGCCGCTGCTGCGCTGGGTTATCCGCATGGAAGACGTGCCGACGCCCGGCATGCTGACCTTCCGCGAGTTGCTGGCGCGCGGCGCAAACGTGCCAAAGACTGAGCTCGACGAGATCACCGCCGGACTCGACGCGCGCGACCCCATCAATATCCAGTTCACCAGCGGCACCACCGGCGCGCCCAAGGGCGCCACGCTCACGCACCGCAACATCGTCAACAACGGCCGTTCGATCGCGGGCGCGATGCGGTTTTCCGAACAGGACAAGCTCTGCATCCCGGTGCCGTTCTACCACTGCTTCGGCATGGTGCTGGGCGTGCTGGCCTGCGTGTCCACCGGGGCCAGCATGGTGTTCCCGGGTGAGGCATTCCACCCCGGCGCCACGATGGCCGCCGTCAGCGAGGAACGCTGCACGGCCCTGCATGGCGTGCCGACCATGTTCATCGCGCAACTCGACGACCCCGACTTCTCGAAGTACGACTTTTCCAGCCTGCGCACCGGCATCATGGCCGGCGCGCCCTGCCCGGTGGAAGTCATGAAGCGCGTCATGGCGGACATGCACCTGGCCGAGATCACCATTGCCTATGGCATGACCGAAACCAGCCCGGTGTCGTTCCAGAGCGCCACCGACGATCCGATCGACAAGCGGGTGTCGACGGTCGGCCGCGTGCAGCCGCATCTGGAATGCAAGGTGGTCGACGTGGATGGCCAGACGCTGCCCATCGGCGCCACCGGTGAACTCTGCACGCGCGGCTACTCGGTGATGCTTGGCTACTGGGACGACGAGGAACGCACGCGCGAGGCAATCCGCGACGGCTGGATGCACACCGGCGACCTGGCCACGATCGACGAAGAGGGCTACTGCAACATCGTCGGCCGCGTGAAGGACATGCTGATCCGCGGCGGCGAGAACGTCTACCCGCGCGAGATCGAGGAATTCCTGTTCCGGCACCCGAAAGTCCAGTCCGTGCAGGTCTTCGGCGTGCCCGACGAGAAGTACGGCGAGGAAGTCTGCGCCTGGATCGTCCTGAAGCCGGGCCAGAGCGCCACCGACGAGGAAATCCGGAATTACTGCCGCGACCAGATTGCCCACTACAAGATCCCCCGTTACATTCGCTTTGTAGACGAGATGCCCATGACGATCACCGGCAAGGTGCAGAAGTTCGTCATGCGGGACCAGATGACCCAGGAACTCGGAATCAGCCCCAAGGCCAAGTGA
- a CDS encoding TetR/AcrR family transcriptional regulator — MQQIVNQRRIPAGAKAEQRIRDILRVGREVFSELGYERATTTEIAQRLGISEGTIFTYFHSKRDLCVRVIQDWYDEIIAAMEGGMPREGTARAQLEFFIGTHLRLFLIHGTGLCALVLSEGRAKGQGLDEVFVPLQRRYTAPLMALLAAAQAGGEIRADMPLRLMRSAILGPMEHILWDAIVSGRPVDIDRTTQDMIALLWPALQPQNLQAAALGQFYGEVSAALARVQAAGGTAGSAEGSAEGSEAS, encoded by the coding sequence ATGCAGCAGATCGTGAATCAGCGTCGTATCCCGGCAGGCGCCAAGGCGGAGCAGCGTATTCGCGACATCCTGCGCGTGGGCCGCGAAGTGTTCTCGGAGCTTGGCTACGAGCGGGCGACCACGACCGAGATCGCGCAGCGCCTGGGGATTTCCGAGGGCACGATCTTCACGTACTTCCACAGCAAGCGGGACCTGTGTGTCCGCGTGATCCAGGACTGGTACGACGAGATCATCGCGGCGATGGAGGGCGGCATGCCGCGCGAGGGCACCGCCCGGGCGCAACTGGAGTTTTTTATCGGCACGCACCTCCGGCTGTTCCTGATCCATGGCACCGGCCTGTGCGCGCTGGTGCTGTCGGAGGGGCGCGCCAAGGGGCAGGGGCTCGACGAGGTGTTCGTGCCGTTGCAACGGCGCTACACGGCGCCGCTGATGGCGCTGCTGGCCGCCGCCCAGGCGGGCGGGGAGATCCGGGCCGACATGCCGTTGCGGCTGATGCGTTCGGCCATTCTGGGGCCGATGGAGCATATTCTCTGGGATGCCATCGTGAGCGGCCGCCCGGTCGACATCGACCGCACCACGCAGGACATGATCGCGCTGCTGTGGCCCGCGCTGCAGCCGCAGAACCTGCAGGCCGCCGCGCTGGGGCAGTTCTATGGCGAGGTCAGCGCGGCGCTGGCCCGGGTGCAGGCGGCGGGAGGGACGGCGGGCTCCGCTGAAGGCTCCGCCGAGGGTTCCGAAGCTTCCTGA
- a CDS encoding response regulator, producing MIQPLPDTAESVLPAPLLVVEDEPPMQSRLRTILAALGYGDDAIWFAGSLEAANTLLATQPFAMALVDVGLPDGNGIDLIRVMHEQDPALPILVISTWNTERVIVSALQAGATGYLLKERDDVEIILSIRSALRGGAPIDPFVARRILDLAGKMAPLAGGAEVQAGPTVGAPPLSAREIEILSLVSKGLTNREIAEVLSLSKLTVECHIRNSYKKLAVHSRTQAVFEARASGLLR from the coding sequence ATGATCCAACCCTTGCCCGACACGGCTGAATCGGTGTTGCCAGCGCCCCTGCTGGTCGTTGAAGACGAGCCGCCGATGCAGTCCAGGCTACGCACGATCCTGGCCGCACTGGGTTATGGCGACGACGCCATATGGTTTGCCGGCAGTCTCGAGGCTGCCAACACGCTGCTGGCCACGCAGCCGTTCGCCATGGCGCTGGTTGATGTGGGGCTGCCCGACGGCAACGGCATCGACCTCATTCGGGTGATGCACGAGCAAGACCCGGCCCTGCCAATTTTGGTAATCTCCACGTGGAATACGGAACGGGTCATCGTAAGCGCGCTGCAGGCCGGTGCCACCGGCTACCTGCTCAAGGAGCGCGACGACGTCGAGATCATTCTGTCGATTCGCAGCGCGCTGCGGGGTGGCGCACCGATCGACCCCTTCGTGGCCAGGCGCATTCTCGATCTGGCTGGAAAGATGGCGCCGCTGGCTGGCGGCGCGGAAGTCCAGGCCGGGCCGACGGTCGGTGCGCCGCCACTGAGCGCGCGAGAAATAGAAATCCTCTCGCTGGTAAGCAAGGGTCTGACCAATCGGGAAATTGCGGAGGTGCTGTCCTTATCAAAGTTGACGGTCGAATGCCATATCAGAAACTCATACAAGAAACTGGCAGTTCACTCCCGCACCCAGGCCGTCTTCGAGGCGCGTGCCTCTGGCTTGTTGCGCTGA